A genomic stretch from Zeimonas sediminis includes:
- a CDS encoding ABC transporter permease: protein MRSLASAATFALPLLALVLIWAVVVGAFDVDPRLFPGVPAVGRAAAEAIADGTLLGHVAASMWRVVAGTVLALVVAIPMGILMGVSPGISSFFTPIFRFFSVLAGIAWIPIATLWFGYGFGAIVFVIFNAVFFVVTYNTLLGVASIPMQLRHAAASLGAGPWQLVTQVLLPGALPNIVTGIRTGLGFAWRGLIAAEMIATNVGLGYMLFVARDFYRTEVIVFGMIVIGVLWLLIDRLLLVPLERATMERWGMVRAA from the coding sequence ATGCGATCGCTCGCGTCGGCCGCCACGTTCGCGCTGCCGCTGCTCGCCCTGGTGCTGATCTGGGCGGTGGTGGTCGGCGCGTTCGACGTCGACCCCCGGCTCTTCCCGGGCGTGCCGGCCGTGGGCCGCGCGGCGGCCGAGGCGATCGCCGACGGCACCCTGCTCGGCCACGTGGCCGCCAGCATGTGGCGGGTGGTGGCGGGCACGGTGCTCGCGCTGGTGGTGGCGATCCCGATGGGCATCCTGATGGGCGTTAGCCCGGGCATCTCCAGCTTCTTCACGCCGATCTTCCGCTTCTTCTCGGTGCTGGCCGGCATCGCCTGGATCCCGATCGCCACGCTGTGGTTCGGCTACGGCTTCGGCGCGATCGTGTTCGTGATCTTCAACGCGGTGTTCTTCGTGGTCACGTACAACACGCTGCTGGGGGTGGCCAGCATCCCGATGCAGTTGCGCCACGCGGCGGCCTCGCTGGGCGCGGGGCCCTGGCAGCTGGTCACCCAGGTGCTGCTGCCGGGCGCGCTGCCCAACATCGTGACCGGCATCCGCACCGGGCTGGGCTTCGCCTGGCGCGGCCTGATCGCCGCCGAGATGATCGCCACCAACGTGGGGCTGGGCTACATGCTGTTCGTGGCCCGCGACTTCTACCGCACCGAGGTGATCGTGTTCGGCATGATCGTGATCGGCGTGCTGTGGCTGCTGATCGACCGGCTGCTGCTGGTGCCGCTCGAGCGCGCCACGATGGAGCGCTGGGGCATGGTGAGGGCGGCATGA
- a CDS encoding ABC transporter ATP-binding protein, with protein sequence MKSLVLNNLQKTYFDPYAGSQVTAIRDVSLTVQPGEFVSIVGPSGCGKTTILNMVAGFLPASGGEILVDGHPVHGPGPDRGVVFQSFALFPWKTVLENVAFGPKMRGVGRAEREAIAREFLELAGLSHAADRYPNELSGGMQQRVGVVRALANHPDVLLMDEPFASVDAQTRMTLQEELTRIWQERRTTVLFITHDVAEAVFLANRVVVLSKGHVLTEIDVPLPHPRRWDALMEDEQFKALSALVLQKVRSA encoded by the coding sequence ATGAAGAGCCTCGTCCTGAATAACCTGCAGAAGACCTACTTCGACCCGTACGCCGGATCGCAGGTGACCGCGATCCGCGACGTGTCGCTCACCGTGCAGCCCGGCGAGTTCGTGTCCATCGTCGGCCCGTCGGGCTGCGGCAAGACCACGATCCTGAACATGGTGGCGGGCTTCCTGCCGGCCAGCGGCGGCGAGATCCTGGTCGACGGCCATCCGGTGCACGGGCCCGGGCCCGACCGCGGCGTGGTGTTCCAGTCCTTCGCGCTGTTCCCGTGGAAGACCGTGCTCGAGAACGTGGCCTTCGGCCCGAAGATGCGCGGCGTGGGCCGCGCCGAGCGCGAGGCGATCGCCCGCGAGTTCCTCGAGCTGGCCGGCCTGTCGCACGCGGCCGACCGCTACCCGAACGAGCTGTCGGGCGGCATGCAGCAGCGGGTCGGCGTGGTGCGCGCGCTGGCCAACCACCCCGACGTGCTGCTGATGGACGAGCCCTTCGCCAGCGTGGACGCGCAGACGCGAATGACGCTGCAGGAGGAGCTCACCCGCATCTGGCAAGAGCGCCGCACAACGGTGCTGTTCATCACCCACGACGTGGCCGAGGCGGTGTTCCTGGCCAACCGGGTGGTGGTGCTCAGCAAGGGCCACGTGCTGACCGAGATCGACGTGCCGCTGCCCCACCCCCGCCGCTGGGACGCGCTGATGGAGGACGAGCAGTTCAAGGCGCTCAGCGCGCTGGTGCTGCAGAAGGTGCGCTCGGCATGA
- a CDS encoding ABC transporter substrate-binding protein yields MFKKALLFCCAALLAVGAQAQGLVKMKAGMVTGIDQVGLPIALERGFFEKYGLDVQIARPYATGVDALNALQAGESDIVQVGVPMIGAVLRGMDLVALGNYSGNATKLGSDATMALIARADSGIVKGDLKSLKGKKIAASFGTINHLYALALLEKAGLTPNDVTLVNTPPPDMTVALLSKGIDAFSAWDPWPIVALKDVPGAVEVIRGGDVISYLGFNVATRAWVEKNGDTIEKFLAAVSEADKWMRANPKQAAQVATRWIPGLKQEVAEAAMAFNIQQADRRLSANNYRALYSAQQTLHKLGFLKSTFDVNKHIEPKHMLAVMQKYPQLFSDLPAIPADAAIGPGYQFKP; encoded by the coding sequence ATGTTCAAGAAAGCGCTGTTGTTCTGCTGCGCCGCGTTGCTCGCGGTCGGCGCCCAGGCGCAGGGCCTGGTCAAGATGAAGGCGGGCATGGTCACCGGCATCGACCAGGTGGGCCTGCCGATCGCGCTCGAGCGCGGTTTCTTCGAGAAGTACGGGCTCGACGTGCAGATCGCCCGGCCCTACGCCACCGGCGTGGACGCGCTGAACGCGCTGCAGGCCGGCGAGAGCGACATCGTGCAGGTGGGCGTGCCGATGATCGGCGCGGTGCTGCGCGGCATGGACCTGGTGGCGCTGGGCAACTACAGCGGCAACGCGACCAAGCTGGGGTCCGACGCCACGATGGCGCTGATCGCGCGCGCCGACTCGGGCATCGTGAAGGGCGACCTGAAGTCGCTGAAGGGCAAGAAGATCGCGGCCTCGTTCGGCACGATCAACCACCTGTACGCGCTGGCGTTGCTCGAGAAGGCCGGGCTCACGCCGAACGACGTGACGCTGGTCAACACGCCGCCGCCCGACATGACGGTGGCGTTGCTGTCCAAGGGCATCGACGCGTTCTCGGCCTGGGATCCGTGGCCGATCGTGGCGCTGAAGGACGTGCCCGGCGCGGTCGAGGTGATCCGCGGCGGCGACGTGATCTCCTACCTGGGCTTCAACGTGGCCACCCGCGCCTGGGTCGAGAAGAACGGCGACACGATCGAGAAGTTCCTGGCCGCGGTGTCCGAGGCCGACAAGTGGATGCGCGCCAACCCGAAGCAGGCCGCGCAGGTGGCCACCCGCTGGATCCCGGGCCTGAAGCAGGAAGTCGCCGAGGCCGCGATGGCGTTCAACATCCAGCAGGCCGACCGCAGGCTGTCGGCCAACAACTACCGCGCGCTGTACAGCGCGCAGCAGACGCTGCACAAGCTGGGCTTCCTGAAGTCGACCTTCGACGTGAACAAGCACATCGAGCCCAAGCACATGCTGGCGGTCATGCAGAAGTACCCGCAACTGTTCTCCGACCTGCCGGCGATCCCGGCGGACGCGGCGATCGGGCCGGGGTACCAGTTCAAGCCCTGA
- a CDS encoding ABC transporter permease produces the protein MSGAGPGGGTAGAMGGLLRLWNVRVWGPYMRATARWPGLRSIVPFLPLVALWWAVAEAEVFPRVFFPGPAEVVASFFTLTYKGILPEYLADSVTRLAVGAAVGVAIGIPLGLLVGLNRTAHKALWPVLLFFQAIGDIAWLPILLIWFGFGLTTMTFVIVYTVLFPIVLNTVLGVRSIPLDLHRAARSLGASPARVVWEVVLPGSLPNIVTGLRNGLGYGWRALIAAEIIVGTSGIGFLMFDARRAGSVVEILLGMIVLGVLWYIVDAWVLAPIERATGQRWGMVQRQ, from the coding sequence ATGAGCGGCGCGGGCCCCGGCGGCGGCACGGCGGGCGCGATGGGCGGCCTGCTGCGGCTCTGGAACGTGCGGGTGTGGGGCCCGTACATGCGCGCCACCGCGCGCTGGCCGGGGCTGCGCTCGATCGTGCCCTTCCTGCCGCTGGTCGCGCTGTGGTGGGCGGTGGCCGAGGCCGAGGTCTTCCCGCGCGTGTTCTTTCCCGGCCCGGCCGAGGTGGTGGCCTCGTTCTTCACGCTCACGTACAAGGGCATCCTGCCCGAGTACCTGGCCGACAGCGTGACCCGGCTCGCGGTGGGCGCGGCGGTGGGCGTGGCGATCGGCATCCCGCTCGGGCTGCTGGTGGGCCTGAACCGCACCGCGCACAAGGCGCTGTGGCCGGTGCTGCTGTTCTTCCAGGCGATCGGCGACATCGCCTGGCTGCCGATCCTGCTGATCTGGTTCGGCTTCGGGCTCACCACGATGACCTTCGTGATCGTCTACACCGTGCTGTTCCCGATCGTGCTGAACACGGTGCTGGGCGTGCGCTCGATCCCGCTGGACCTGCACCGCGCCGCGCGCAGCCTGGGCGCGTCGCCGGCGCGGGTGGTCTGGGAGGTGGTGCTGCCCGGCTCGCTGCCGAACATCGTGACCGGGTTGCGCAACGGCCTGGGCTACGGCTGGCGGGCGCTGATCGCGGCCGAGATCATCGTGGGCACCAGCGGCATCGGCTTCCTGATGTTCGACGCGCGGCGCGCCGGCTCGGTGGTCGAGATCCTGCTCGGCATGATCGTGCTGGGCGTGCTCTGGTACATCGTGGACGCCTGGGTGCTGGCGCCGATCGAGCGGGCCACCGGCCAGCGCTGGGGAATGGTGCAAAGGCAATGA